The segment TGGTTACAGTTTCTCTGTGGATACGACAAGCAATATGGAGAGCTACACATACCAGTTCCAGGTGTGTGGGGATGTGGGGAAAACGGTAGGAGCGGGACTCGTTCAGATCGACCATACCGAGAAAAAACTTGAGACCGTGCTTGGCCTGTACACTGCAACACAGGCTATCGGAGGAAGTAAGAATGTCCAGGTTCTATATCTTTTCTTTTGAAAAAGTCATGTGGCGGTCGTATCAGTATGTTATATTATAGTATCTCTGTAAGTCAGCTCTAGCATGACCAGATATAGTGAtgccctttctctctcgctcgctctttctctcgttctctgctACCCATCACCCCCTACAGGTGACTGGGTGATGTTGATCTACAGCAACGGCACAAAGTATGACACCCACTGTTCCAAGGAGATGAGGAAGGCCATCGTCATGATCTCCTGCAACAGAGGAGTGGAAAtggtgtgagagagggagggagggtttggTCCGTATTCTTCAATGTCTATAAATCACTGTGGTGTGGTGATTTgtcatgcctctctccctctctccctgatgcACACCTCTCTACATCCCCTCTTGCTCAAACCTCTgtcttcctctatttctctcactctccccatGTATCTCTTAGGGGaagctggaagtggtgttggaggagagggagaggaacacggACTGTTTCTATCTGTTTGAACTGGACTCCAGTGCGGTCTGTCCTGCTCTGCCATCCCAGCTCAGTGCAGGTTCCATAATACTCATAATGTTAGTACTAAGATTATGCATCCTTCCTGATTACACACATTCCAGTGACTACAGAAATACTCAGACTTTTCCCAAACAAAGCTGCAAGATCAAGCAAAACGGATCATATTTACATATTTATTGGTATTCATTATAATAATGGTCTTTTATTTCCTCAATGCTTAACACAGCAGAACACCAAAATAATTATCACTGTGAATCATTGTGATGTTTGTTCATATGTCAGTTAATGGGATGGGTTTCCAACTGGGGATTTGACATTTGTTTTATTCATTCCTCTGTCCCAGTGGGTTCGTCCTCTTGTCAGTGTACCTCATTTGTGGATTCCTCTACCAGCGGTTGATTGTTGGGGCCAAAGGGTTGCAGCAGTTCCCCAACTATGTCTTCTGGACGCAGGTTGGCAACCTGGCAGCGGTGAGTGTTTGTAGAAGTCACATCACTGTCTCACGTCAGGTGGCGTCACTACTACGTGAAGCTCGTCCCTCAACTGATCTGTCTTATAGGACGTGGACCTAATCGAAAAAAATCTAGATTTTGTTCATCCGCCTAACACTAGAAGCTAATTCTGAAAATCACTCCTCTCTTGGTAGCGATGAAATGCTGGCTACTATGGCAAATCCTGCTCGGTCAGCTGAGCAAACTTGCTCCGGCTAGCAGCCCAGTGCAAGCTTGTTTGAATGGCCATACAGTATCTAGTTTGCCAGCTTGTTGATGAACTACGGCAGCAAAGTTCTGGGACTGTTCTCAGAAATCAGCATGTATCTGATTCGGACAGACGGCACTGTGCCTCGCTACTTTGGAACATTTGGCCAACTCGATAATGTCGCAGATAGCAGTCATCTGTGCTGTAGAACTCGCCGCGCTAATCACGGCAGAACAGATATCATGAAAACGAATTTGTCCATTAGCTGGAACTTCACTGCGCTAGCTAGAGGGAGTATTCAGCATGGAATGTGTGAACTGGTGTTGTAAGCATTCCTGCCTTTCATTTCAAATGGATTGATTTGAGACTGGTTCAGTAAGCAGACACGAGCTAGCTAGCAAATGTCTGTGCACATTTCATAAATACTGATTCTACCACCACAAAATACTTAGCTAATGAAGATTTGCTCATGAAAAAACATCAATATTAGCTACAGGTTTATTGTTTTTGGACAGATTAACTCTGACTCTTTTGAGGATGAAAGGGGGGTTTAGTGGACGATGTCACCTTGGTAACATGTTTTAGCTTCTTTCTAGCTATGCCATGAGTGTTTGCGAGTTATCAGATAACGCAACGGCTGTCTGCACTGAACTATCTGACGTGAGACTATGGACGTCACATATCTCTCTGGTACAATCCCAAACCCTATCCCCTACGAGTGTTTAGGTTGGAAGATGTTTAGGTTGATTTGGGATTCAGTGTCTGTTGGAGGATATATGGGTTGATTTTGGGATTCATGGTCTATGTTGAAGGAGGGTATATGGGTTGATTTGTGGATTTAGGGTCTGTTAAAGAAGGGTATATGGGTTGATTCGGGGTCGGTTGAAGGAGGGTATATgggttgatttgggattcagGGTCTATGTTGAAAGCCACAATTATGCGTTACTTCAGGGCACTTAGCTGTTCTTTTGAGGGCTGGGATTGGCTGGTCAGTCataactctcactctctctccctcaccctcaggATGGCTGTAATGTCGTGTGTAGGACACAGGGCCCTGAAGAGGAACCTCCCACATACAGGGGTGTGTCCACAGAGCCAGAGGAGGAGCCAGAAGAGAGGGATGACCACTTGCTTCCCATGTGATCTGATGTCAGTAGTGGGAGGGATCTATCCCACGTGATGCTTTTGACGCTTCGGATAGATATTGcccttaggcacagatctaggatcatcaCTTATTCTCTCCAAGTCCGGAGAAACATAAAACTGACCTCAGTTCAGTGTCTAGCCGCAACGTCATCCTAGTTCATTTTGACAGTTTCAGGGATGAGTTTAGAGGTGGGCACACCAGTTTATGGAAGGCTGGAGGATTTGTGACATCTATGACTCCTAAACACTTAGTTTGTTATATTAGATGGTAAGTCACCTGCCCTGGTTTGCATGGCCCAGGCGTCATTATTTGGAGGTGACAACAAAAACCTGGATACTCTTTTTTTCCCTTTCATGACCTGGAGTGGCCACCTCTGGATGTTGAGTGACGTCTCAAACGGACTCTGTTACATCTGGTTCAGCTGGCACAATACAAGGTGTTGTTACTAGTTAATGCAGCCACAGTCATGAACCccacctatttctacaatttcttttAAACCTAACTGACCTTAACCAAACTGATGACCTGAtgcctaaccctgacctttaaATTGAGACCAAAAGCacaatttttgttttcatgaattttcacgatagagccaattttgactttgactgtgttatctagtggaaaccgTAAGGCCTTTCTACATGACTGACGTGTTAGTGCTGACAATGCAACCATAGGAACAGTTTCTAACACTCCCATCCAGTTTGTTTCGGTAGCTGATGGCTGTGTACTGACTCataggtcacactttatttgaaggtCTGCTTATACATTGCTTAGAATAATTTTTACATAGTAATATCACAGTAAGTGATAAAGCAGGCTTTTGTAAATATCACGATTTATATGCTTACAGGTCATTGTaataaatggattacatttaaaaCGGTTAGATATGTTTACTATTGTTAAGAAAGAAATAAACACAATATCACTTAGCCTACATTTTACGAATGGGTAAAAATATTGAATAACGGCCTTCAAATTAAGTTGGACTACAGTACAGAGCCATTTCAACCAATGCACTGCTAGACATACACATTTACTCTGTTGCTATTTTAGAGTAGGATGCTGACTGGGCCTTGACCAAAATGTACTTCTGACCCGATATATCTTTTCCTTAGCTATTTGAAGAGTAGGGTTGGAACCAATTACATTTTAATTCTGTTGACAAAATTGAAATGGCATTGACCCCAAACCATGGTACTGAGTAGTAGCCTACTATTATGCTGTGTTCATtaccaagtgggaaggtggtaatTACCAGTTGGGAAGTCGTAAATACCATTTGGATATGTTTTACGTTCTTTGAATTTGTTGGgaaacgctgattggctaatggccaacaagtGGCATCAACTGTAAATTAAAAGTACAGCTTTCACGCTTGTCAACAAATTAGTGTTCAAAAACCATATTAACATATTGCTTTTTATAAATAATACTTAGTTGCATTTAACAGCCAGAAATGCTGTTATCGAGGTAATTTTCTTATCGGTGACGTCAGAGGTCACCATGAGGGAGAAGTCAGAGCTCAGGGATGATAGACAAGTtccccactagtaattaccagttggaacGGTGTTCAAGTGGGTTTTTCCCAGTCATATGTGGTAAATGCCACCTTCTCACTTGGTTATGAACGCAGTATTAATGATACTGAGGACATTGATGACGATTTTGTAATATAATGCTGTGATTGAACAGGTCCTTCAGAAGGCACTTTGTGTGTAACACCAGTAAAATGGAGGAACTTAAGTAATTTATATAATCATGAAAAATACACATGTACTATCTGTGACATGTGGGTGAATGTTTTTTAAAATTTAGTTTTTGCTTCTTTGTGGTGTTTTAAGAACAAAAAAACTTAGCCCATGGCACTCGCTTAGTTCAATCAAGACCTGAAAGATGGCATTAGTTAGACCTGACCCAGGACAACAGGCCCCGATGAGATGTGGCGAAATGGATCAGAACTTAACCAGGTCTGGGTTCAATGGATTTGGTCAGTTCTGACTTTGGCTTTAGTTTGTGGTGCTATTTGTACTTGCAGAAGAGTAAAAGAGAATTTGCTTAGTTTGTTTTGCGCTTTTTCATCAAATTAAATATGAATTAAGTGTTTTATTACAGTTCTGATTCTCATGTATGACAAGTTTTAGTGTGCTGGCGTGTTTGCAGGGGCAATTAACACCCTAAGcaaaacaatgtaaaacataataaatatattttttaactgctcTCTGTATGTACTGAAAAATATGatttatatttaagcaataaggcctgagggggtgtgaTTTTATGTCCAATATATcactgctaagggctgttctaatGCACGgcacaacgcagagtgcctgaatacagcccttagctgtggtatgttGGTCAAATACTGCACCACAAAAatcccaaggtgccttattgctattataaactagttaccaatgtaattagaacagtaaaaagtgtatttttttttttgtcataccagtagtatacggtctgatataccacagctttcagccaatcagcattctgggcttgaaccacccagtatATAAACATGATCTAGATAATCTTAATTTATTATTTTCTTTCCAGTTTAATAagtcatagactagacataatcATACTACCTAATTAATAATAAAAATCACAGTTATTGAGGTTTAGTTTCCCTCTGGAAGATGAGGTTGAGGAGGGCTAAGTAGCAAGCCAACACCTCCACCTGGAGTAGGGCCCTCAGCTTGTCTATCTCAGCCTGGACAGAGGGCTCTATCTGCAGGTAACTCCAGTGGAAGTCCCTGGGAGGGTCCCCTCCCTGGTGGTAGTGTCTCACAATCATCACTGCTCTCTTCATCTGAGAACACTTTTCTACCTCCCCCTCCCTATTCAGAATGTACATGTAGGTCTGGACCTGGTAGCTGTACTGGTTACTGTTGGGAATTGTAGTGACCAGTTTCCCGACCATGTTGGCAACCATGCTTTTGCATTCGATCACGAGCTGTTCACGGTTCTTCTTTTCAGCGgcttttccgttttttttttcaGAATTGTCCGTCTGGATTTGGGCCAGGAAGTCCAACCTTCCGCTGAGGAATCCATACTCCACCTTGTTGCCTTTGGTGTATGATGCTGTCCTGGTTCCACCTGACCTGCCCTCTCCCAGCTCATGAAAGAACTTGAGCATTTCCAACTCGTCTGCTTCATTCTGGAAGAACATATTGAACCTCCGAGGCCCGGGTGACACTCCGTTCCTCCAAAACACTGACTCGTCACAATACTCTTTGCTCTCAATGTCTTTCACATTCACTCTGGTTCCTTTAGTCACTATCGAAgacaccccccccacccacacacctcCAACCTAGCCCAACTCCTGGTGGCACTGGTGTACATAGCTGGTGTTGGGACAGCCGTATCACCCATGTACCTATTCCTCAGCCTGAAACCTCGGCCTGTGTTGGTCTTGTTCCCCCTCCAGTGTTTCCTACGCTGTTCTTCATCATCCTCTTGGTCAAAGAAGAGGAGTTTTGTGATTTGAAGGACCTGGCTGTCCCTTTTCATGGCCAGAAAGTGTTTAACCTCCCGGCAGCCCAGTCGAGGAACGGCTTTGAACCGGATGTTAAAGTGTTCCAGGTCTGGGATGATGGCCTGGGCATCCTGGATGCTGCTCTCCATGTTAGCCAGCTCAATCACCTGTGGGGTCAGGACACCTTCAGGGAACCTGACGCTCAGTGATTTCATCAGCTGGAGGTAGTCCTGCTGGGTTAGATGTGAGTCTTCTCCTGGTCTTCCACCAACCACAGCGCTATCTCCTGCTTCAACATCTCCACTCTGTCCTACCTCAttctcactccctcctcccaatccatctctccctccacctcttacACCCAAACCTCCATTACTTCTCCCACCCACCCCTCTGTTCACTCTTCCTCTCTTGTCTATCTTCAGTTCTACATCTCCCTGGCCTAGACCGTCTGTATTTGCAGtcacccttcctcctctccctcgtcTCCCTGGACCTCTGTCCCTTACTTTGAGTTCTTCTCCATTTTCTATCCCTTCGACCTTTCCATTCTCTCTAACATTTTCTTTTCCATTTGTTCCATTTGTGACACTTATAACTGATTTGATTACTAGCTCTGTTCTTGCGCCTGCATCTTCCCCCTCTCTGTATTTACTCCATGCTGCTCCTACTCTGCCTCCCCCCTTTCCAACACCGGTCTTTGCACCTTCTCCTCCAATATTTTCCTGACCTAGAGCACATTTTTCTGCCCtattccccctcttccccttaaCTGGATATCTTAATTCCTCACTTCCTTTGGCACTACCTCCTTTTCCCCTTGTCTGTCGCTCCTTCACTCCTCTGTTTCCCATTCTTCCTCCTCTGCCAAAGCTACGATCTAATGTGGAAGCCTGTCATGTTGGCCAGAGTTACAGTCAGAAACTCTAGCCTCTGTAGTGGATGGaaatggaaaataaaaagaaagaCCAGTTTGATGAAGTGACTCACAATCAGACAAACCTCAAAGTAGAGAAGATTGGGATCTGCCAGCCCACTATTTCACAATATCCTCTCTCACTCTTGTCAGTTTCTTTTCTCCATGACAGTGGTGTAATCATTGGCATATGCCTAAAACAGGCAACTCCCAATGTAAAGTGGTGTGGACCTATTGATACAAAAAAAAGAAATTTCATCCTTTCTGATAAAAATGCCTCTATCAGCAACAATGACTACAAATaaaagaaacacaaaacatacatCAATCTTTTTCCAGAGCAGTTAAAGATATTGAATGGGCCCCAAAGCAGTTACAAATGTATTACATATCGTagaaattggaatttgtaacgtCACATGATTTGCAGGAAAAAATAATTTTGCAGGACGTAAAATACCATTCGAAAGGGATGACGTTATTCTCGGGGACCTGTTTTTGCTCGTGAGctctactttcaaaactactggctgaaattataaaGATTACACATTTTTCCCTTTTATGTTGTATAAAACAGCAAAGTAGACCTTCTTAATCACTGAAATAGGTAGGCAAAACAATAAACTTTACTGACACACAAGTATAAAAAGGAGTGATtttcaaaagtattgggacagtgatcaTTTTTCTATTTggctccagcactttggatttgaaatgatacaataaagtgcagactgtcaggtttaatttgagggtattttcatctatattggtgaaccgtttagaaattaccacacttttgtacatagtcccccctttTAGGAGAcctaaagtattgggacaaattcatttatgtgtattaaagtagtcaaaggtttagtatttggtcccatattcctagcacgcaatgattacatcaagcttgtgactctacaaacttgttagatgcattttctgtttgttttggttgtgtttctgaTCATTttatgcccaatagaaatgaatgctaaataatgtattgtgtcattttggagtcacttttattgtaaataataataggATATGtctctaaacacttctacattaatgtggatactACCATGATTTCGGATAGTCCTGTATGAATTTTGAATAATGATGATttagaaagttacagacgcacaaatatcaacccccccccccccccccaccaccaaaaaaaaatgctaacctcccctcttaTTGTCATGgtgtgagatgttagcatgtcttgggggtatgctatttgtgcgtctaactttttgactcattattcacgattcattcaagaCTATCCGTAGTCTCGATTCATTCAAGACTATCcggccaaaagaataatgaaattaatgccataaaaatgtttcagcttatttctatcataggtaaagaatccaagcagtacatctctccacaatagtgtaagatcttcataaatgtgttcaatgataaatctactgatgttttgccacagttttcttacatgaatacaatgccaaaaaagatgcaacactgtttctgggtggtcattacaaaaggagcaatttgagttgatgttttcctcaaacttcttcatatagtggttggcaggataatatttatgaataattttaaaggaaacttcATTTTGTTAACAattaggtatgtgtgtggcaacatccaaactttttcccaacagatattatcaataaatccattccaataaggcgTGACAGAAGGTTTAgatagatacaacatcctgctgaaacaaggttcgtatcgctctgttgttgaatggaccaaaaaagaaacaaatctttcctactgatgagtcaacagggtcaaCGGAAGGTAGGttctgagggtcaggtcttgacacgttcctgaataacagAGCAATCCCTGAGGGAATGGCGTCTAAAACAATTGgaaaatctttaggtgttacagggaccttgtaaagtgataagaatcccttataactgagtaaaagaccctctgcatttaccagttggctcaccaataggatattatttcggtaccaatattctaaaaacaaataactatttttatacaatatatcctgattattccatatataatatctgtgtggagaaaaattatgcttataaattaaggaccatgacaagaaaacctgctgatgaaaagcagaaagtttcaCTGGAACTTTGCCAATACTATAATTGCAAAccaacatgaagttaaggccaccaaaagtagagaagacatgatgagAAATAAAATTCCACatagaagtgggtcttcttaggaattgttttatccaatttatcttaaaaagtattatttaaggtagtaaagtccagaaaattcagcccaccattctcataagtgttcattacaacatttttcctaatgtaatgggtacggtttctccacagaaagttgaaaagcatctggtctatctccttgcttattttactgtCAAGATATAAAGATAGAGCGCCATATGTTAGTCTAGAGATACCTTCAGCCTTGGTTATTAGGACTCTTCCTTTTAGAGATAAGTCCctctgtagccattgatttagcttctTCTGGGGTTTTTTAATAAGAGGGTTAAAATTTAGTTAGCCTCTAGACATCTGATCTTTTGTAATGGTTATGCCTAAATATGTAAGTTATTTTCCTGGAAAACGATAATATGAAGGTGTCACAATCTTTGACAGCCATGAGTTCACATTTATTAATGTTAAGATATAGACCAGACGCTTTGGAAAAGGATTGTATCACATTGATCGATATGGGAATTTGGTTAGCatctttcagaaaaagtgtagtaTCGTCAGCCAGCTGGCTTATAATAATTTATTTACCAGCTATGGAAATACCTTGTACAGGACTATTATTTAAAGAATTTGTAAGAAGTTGGGTGATCAATAAAAACAGGTACGGAGAGATAGGACAACCTTGCCTAATTCCTCTCTTTAACTCAAATCTAGGTGAGGTGCCATATTTCAATTTGATAGAGCTGTTACCATTTGTATAGAGTGTCTTAATAGCCTTACAGAAAAAATCCCCAAAGCCAAGTCTCTCAAGGGAATGGAAGAGGAACTGATGCTTTACTATGTCAAATGCTTtataaaaatctaaaaataaTATGAAGCTATCCTCAGTTATTAGGTCTGAGTAATCAAGTATGTCTAATACTAGTCTGATATTGTTAgaaatatgtctgttcctcttAAAGCCAGACTGAGTTTCATCAATAATTGCATCCAGGACTTCTTTAATTCTTTTTGCAAGTGGTAAGCCTAATATCTTATAGTTATTATTAAGAAGACAAATTGGATGCCAGTTATCGATGAGCAGCACTTATTTTTTAGGCTTAGgtattgtgttattaacccctgactcattgtaggagggagaacattgtttTTAATACTCTCTAAAAAGACTTCAAATAGGAAGGGAGCTACTTGTTCAGAAAATAATTTGTAAAATTCTGATGTAATTCCATCAACACCTGGTGATTTATTGTTCTTTAGATGTTTGACAGACTCTATAATCTCTTAAACTTTGATGGGAtagatgcacatttgtggcctgctggaggtcattttgcagggctctggcagtgcacctgcttgcacaaaggcggaggtagcggtcctgctgctgggttgttaccctcctacggcctcctccacgtctcctgatgtactggcctgtctcctggtagcgcctccatgctctggacactacgctgacagacacaacaaacctttttgccacagctcgcattgatgtgccatcctggatgagctgcactacctgagccacttgtgtgggttgtagactccgtctcatgctaccactagagtgaaagcaccgccagcattcaaaagtgaccaaaacatcagccaggaagcataggaactgagaagtggtgtgtggtcaccccctgcagaaccattccttttttgggggtgtcttactaattgcctataatttccaccttttgtctattccatttgcacaacagcatgtgaaatttattgtcaatcagtgttgcttcctaagtggacagtttgatttcacagaagtgtgattgacttggagttacattgtgttgtttaagtgttccctttatttttttgagcagtgtatattatccaGTTAATTTTGTAACTCGATCAGTTCCATCTTCTCCTCCCTGAGAGGGCTGCTGGGGACCTCTGAGTAAGGGACGTTATCTTAATGATCACCTTTTCCTCCTCAGCTCTTCTGGTCTTAGCAAGATTACTACCACATTTTCTAAGGTATTTGGATACCTAAAATTTAAAGAGCTCGCAGTTCTTGCAATAATTGGATTGGCCTACTGTTCTGTCTCTGATGCATCTCAATGACGTAATTTTTGGCGCCGGAAAGGAACGGTAAAGAAAGAGAAGGGGCGGGATTTTTCTCATCTGCCTCATCGTTGTTTGCTTCACACAATAAtctgaaaaacatcaccaaagATTCCTTCCAAAAGCAAATGCGTTAAAACGTTTACGGATAAAAGCTGGATTTTATattaaaaaagtaaaaataaaggtCCAGGAGATTGAGGTAAGAGAAAGATTTCACAAAGTCTTGCGGTTAACTTATTATCTATCTCTAGCTTAATAGCTAGCTATGCTAACGTTAGCCATATGCACTGTTGCTGCAATGATCTCGCCTAGTTTTTGTTCGAATTCAACATTGCCAGTCATTGAAAGTAAATCATATAGCTAGCTGATATCAAAACGCAATTGGCTGTCCTTAATTTTGAATGTCTATTTTAACGTTTTAAACGTCCTTGTTCCCTTCTGGCTGCATCCCTCTCGGTCATCGATCATGTTGTTGACAGCCAGCCGGCCTCCTACCGCTAATGACAATTTCACCCATTGCATTCGCCAGCTAAGAATAGCAACTGCAAAAACATACAGCAATATATAGCTTTAGCAGTTATGGCCAGTTAATTTATAGACTAGATTATAACGTGATAACTAGGTAGGGGTCTATTGAGGTCAAATGTGTGATACTGAGAATATAGATTTCTAGGTAATACAATTACTTTGCAATTGTTATGGTATATATTTTCATATAAGATTGAAAAAAATAATGATTCGACAGTACTGTAAGAAATTTGTGCATGATTTGATTGACATTTGTGTTTTGTGCAGAGAGCATGGATGCAGGTGATGACCAGAACACGGGCTCTACCAATGGGAATGCTTCGTCTGCTGGGAACACCCGCCCTCCCCAGATAGCCCACATGTCTCTGTATGAGAGGCAAGCTGTGCAGGTGAATTTATTTTAAAAAGCCTGCTGCGTGAATCATTATCTTTGATAATAGGGTGACTGTCTGCACTGAatgtggggcggcagggtagcctagtggttagagcgttgggctagtaaccgaaaggttgcaagttcaaatcctcgagctgacaaggtacaaatctgtcgttctgcccctgaacaaggcagttaacccactgctcctaggccgtcattgaaaataagaatgtgttcttaactgacttgcctagttaaataaaggtaaacaatGGTGAACAACTATCCTTGCCTAGGAATGGCCAGTCAAGAAGACCATGTGCATACTGGAGGGTTGCTGGTAacaaatcctagatgccattgcctgCAGTTGTGCCCTGGAGCAAGGCACTTAAgcccccacaacaacagctccccggGCGCCCAGTGtcgcagccccccgcacctctccaaAAAATACATGTGTGTCTTTCGTAGTGGTTGGGTTAAAAGCGGAAGTCAAATTTCCCTTGGACCTTGTGTGTATTTGAACAATGAAGTGATGTTAATCTTAATCAATATGATGTTGatcttaatgaatatgatgttgaGGATGATGGTGGTGATTTGTACTCTCTAGGCCCTTCAGGCGCTGCAGAGACAGCCGAACGCAGCCCAGTACTTCCAGCAGCTCATGCTGCAGCAGCAAATCAACAGTGCCCAGCAGCTTCACAACCTGGCTGCTGTGCAACAGGTAATAATAACACAATAATAACGGGTAGCACAACAGCTAATAACACAATGAAAGGTCACAGAACAGGTAATAACACACTAACAGGTAACACAACAGCTAATAACACAATGAAAGGTCACAGAACAGGTAATAACACAATAATAACATGTAACACAACAGGTAATAACACAATAACAGGTAGCACAACAGTTAATAACAAAATGAAAGGTAATAGAACAGGTAATAACACAATAACGTAACAGAACAGGTAATAACACAATAATAACATGTAACACAATAGGTAATAACACAATAACAGGTAGCGCAACAGTTAGTAACACAATGAAAGGTCACAGAACAGGTAATAACACAATAACTTAACACAACAGGTAATTACACAATAACTGGTAGCA is part of the Salvelinus fontinalis isolate EN_2023a chromosome 6, ASM2944872v1, whole genome shotgun sequence genome and harbors:
- the LOC129857193 gene encoding cation-dependent mannose-6-phosphate receptor-like isoform X2, producing MSPPHTATSVRLLVLAVQLVLLVCGGQASDDTKRCKLFSESPAERKVLSLLEPLTNKTFSVDTTSNMESYTYQFQVCGDVGKTVGAGLVQIDHTEKKLETVLGLYTATQAIGGSDWVMLIYSNGTKYDTHCSKEMRKAIVMISCNRGVEMGKLEVVLEERERNTDCFYLFELDSSAVCPALPSQLSAGSIILIIGFVLLSVYLICGFLYQRLIVGAKGLQQFPNYVFWTQVGNLAADGCNVVCRTQGPEEEPPTYRGVSTEPEEEPEERDDHLLPM
- the LOC129857193 gene encoding cation-dependent mannose-6-phosphate receptor-like isoform X1, which codes for MKVSMSPPHTATSVRLLVLAVQLVLLVCGGQASDDTKRCKLFSESPAERKVLSLLEPLTNKTFSVDTTSNMESYTYQFQVCGDVGKTVGAGLVQIDHTEKKLETVLGLYTATQAIGGSDWVMLIYSNGTKYDTHCSKEMRKAIVMISCNRGVEMGKLEVVLEERERNTDCFYLFELDSSAVCPALPSQLSAGSIILIIGFVLLSVYLICGFLYQRLIVGAKGLQQFPNYVFWTQVGNLAADGCNVVCRTQGPEEEPPTYRGVSTEPEEEPEERDDHLLPM